The genomic segment GGCGGCGATTACCTGGACATCCTCTCGCTGCCGGACGGAAGCGTTGTGATGGCAGTGGCCGACGTGGCCGGCAAGGGACTGGCGTCGGCCATGATGTCGACCAGCTTCCGCGCGGCTTTCCGAGCGATGGCGGTGAGCGGGGTTCCCCTGGACGAGTTGGCCACACGCATGAACCAGCATCAGTGGCTGGAGGGCGAAGAAGCCCGCCGCCGGTATGTGACGGCGATTTTTTTGCGGCTCTATCCGGAAAAGGGCGAGATGGAGTTCGTGAACGCCGGGCACAATCCGGGGTATGTGCTGCACCAGGATGGAAGCCGGTGCGAGATCGAGTCGAGCGGAACGCCACTGGGCCTTCTGCCGGGCATGCAATACACCATCGAACGCTGCAACTTTCCCGCCGGATCGCGGTTATTGTTCTATACAGACGGCTTAACGGAGGCCTTCTGCGGGGATGAGGAGTTTGGTCCGGAGCGGCTTTGGGAGAATTTTTCCCAATGCGACATGTTAAAAGCCGATGGTATCCTCGATGCATTGTGGACAGCCATACAATCCTTTGTTAAGGACGGCCCTCAGGGGGACGACATGACAGCACTGGTGTTGTGCCGCAAGGCCCCGGTCTTGGAGCCGGTGGCATGACGGTCACCACGCGGAAGTCGGCGAACGTTGAGGTCCGGCTGCCCTCGCGGCTAGGCTATGAGAAGGTAGCCATGAGCACGGCGGCATCGGTCGCCAAGCTGATGGGCTTTCGCGAAGACCGGATTGAGGACCTGAAGACTGCGGTGGCCGAGGCATGCATCAATGCGATTGAGCACGGCAACCGATTGAACGAAGGGCTGAGCGTCGGCGTAGTACTTTCAGCGGGAGAAGACGCGCTGGAAGTGAAGGTCATCGACGACGGGAAGGGCTTGAAGAGCCTCCCCCCCAAGCCTGATATTGATAAAAAGATCCACGGCGAAGAAGACCCCCGCGGCATGGGAATGTTTTTGATCCAGGCGCTTGTGGACGAAGCGGAGTGGGTCGCCGGAGGCAACGGCAAAAGCAGCTATGTCCGCCTGGTGATCCGGCTGGATCCCCCGACTGAATAACGTAATCTACGGAGACTTTGACAGTGCAAACCGAAACCAAAACGCGTGTCGACCAGATCACTTCCCCTGCCGGGCACCCGGTGTCTGTCCTTCGGTTCGAGGGCGATATCGCCAGCACGTCAAAGGAGGCGGTGCTGGGAAGTTACCAGGCGCTGCCCAAGGCGACGGTGAAGCTGATCCTTTTGGATTTCACCAAGGTGGACTACATCAACTCGAGCGGCATCGC from the Occallatibacter riparius genome contains:
- a CDS encoding PP2C family protein-serine/threonine phosphatase; this translates as MGTDIRLPDHNDTIDLQQQVFRLQALLEASRQVHATIREEEVLESVLRIVVRELEMAGAAFPGTSLESGEGVDAGRPGLRSFPLNDRDGKQMAELVVSSPDGRDLTIYETDFLEGLALQAAVALENARNHKRNVEYARVQQDLDSAREIQRSLLPQHLPDIPGYSVGFKSATCYEVGGDYLDILSLPDGSVVMAVADVAGKGLASAMMSTSFRAAFRAMAVSGVPLDELATRMNQHQWLEGEEARRRYVTAIFLRLYPEKGEMEFVNAGHNPGYVLHQDGSRCEIESSGTPLGLLPGMQYTIERCNFPAGSRLLFYTDGLTEAFCGDEEFGPERLWENFSQCDMLKADGILDALWTAIQSFVKDGPQGDDMTALVLCRKAPVLEPVA
- a CDS encoding ATP-binding protein; translation: MTVTTRKSANVEVRLPSRLGYEKVAMSTAASVAKLMGFREDRIEDLKTAVAEACINAIEHGNRLNEGLSVGVVLSAGEDALEVKVIDDGKGLKSLPPKPDIDKKIHGEEDPRGMGMFLIQALVDEAEWVAGGNGKSSYVRLVIRLDPPTE
- a CDS encoding STAS domain-containing protein, yielding MQTETKTRVDQITSPAGHPVSVLRFEGDIASTSKEAVLGSYQALPKATVKLILLDFTKVDYINSSGIALVIQMLIEAANSGQKVFAYGLSQHFTKVFTMVGITKYAGLFPDQASAMAAL